The genomic stretch TTGTTACGTTCAGGTATAGCTCTACAGAACGGAACTACGCTGCACTTTGTACAACGTAAACGACGTTACTCACCTGACTTCTCTCGTACATTGTAGTTTGTACAATAGATTACCTAATCTATGCCGATATTCGATGGTTTGGAGCTAATTCTGCTGCAATATTACAACGTAGCCCTTTGAAACTGCTCTCATGTCAGGTTTCTATTGTACTAAGTGCAGTCTAGACTTCTCTTATTCTATCAACCAAACCTTCAAAAGGCTTCTACCAACCTTCAAAAGACTTCTACCAAACCTTCAAAGGCGTTTCGAACCCTCCCAAACCCTCCCTTCCAAGGGAGGGCCCCGAGGCGCTGCGCCCTCTGGACACCTGCATGAGGAATAACGTTGAAGTTAATCAAATGCGCCTAGTGAGACGTTGAGGATGGATCGCTTTCGTCCCTGCGGGACACGCTTTCAGTTCGCTTGTTAAATCCTAGATCCTAGTTACTTTGTGTTTCTTTCTCTGGTTGTTAGATTGGGTGTGCTAGTCATATAAGTTGAACTTGAAAAATGAAGTATAAGCGAAGCGAGAAGATCGTTCTGGAGAAACGAAGTGTTCGCCTTTGCAGCCGGATTCTTACCTTTAAATGTCTTAGGAAATCATAGAATCTGGCTGCAACCGCGATCGTAAGAATGATCTTCTCGCGCAGCGCACAATACGTAAGTTTCTAGTTCCACTTAGATACTCCTTAACTAATAAATCAAACAAAGAGGCACTCGGCGATTCGCCGAGTGCCTCTTTGTTTTTGCAGCTACTCCTTAACCGAACCCATCACCAAGCCTTTGACAAAAAACTTTTGGAGGAAGGGATATACGATCAGGATTGGGAGCGCGCCGATGAAAATTTGAGCTGATTTCACTGTTTTTTGCGAGATGAGTGCCATATCAGCCGGGTTTATGCTCATGGAGCTCATATCGCGCTGAATGATGACCGTTTGAAGAAAGGTCGCCAGCGGATAGCGCTTCGGATCGCCGATATACAGCAAACCATCAAACCAGGAGTTCCAGTGGAATACCATGCTGAATAGTGCGAGCGTTGCAATAGCCGGCAGCGAAACAGGAAGGTAGATGCTGAACAAGGTACGAAAATGACCCGCGCCATCAATGAGTGCTGCCTCCTCAAGCTCCTTCGGAACGCCGCGGAAGAAGTTAAGCATAAGGATCGTTAGAAACACGTTGACCGCTCCTGGAAGCACCAGCACCCAGAAGTTGTCCATAAGGCCAATCTTTTGAATGACCATATAAAATGGGACAAGTCCGCCGTTGAAAAGCATCGTAAATACGAACAGCCATGCGTACACATTTCTGCCGCGGAAAGCAGAGTTTTCTTTGGATAACGGATATGCTGCCAAGAAAGCTAATACTAGTGTTAAAAAAGTACCAATAACCGTTCTCTTTACTGCGATCCACATCGAGCTCAGAAACACGGGATTACTCGTTGTTTTCTTGTAGGCCTCTAGCGTGAAATCGACTGGCCATAAACCAACGATGTTGGCGTCAGCCGCTGCTTTCGCACTCAGTGATACTGCTAATACATGCACCAACGGTATAACGCAAAGAAGCGCAAGAACAATCAACAGAACGGTATTAAAAATATTGAATACGCGATAGGATGGGGATTTGTGATACATTCAGCATGACCTCCTTTATTTAAAAAATTCTGTAATTGGCTAGTTTGTAAGCTAAGCGATATGAAATAACGACTAGAACGAAGCTGATCACTGATTTAAACAACCCAATTGCCGTTCCGAAGCCCATTTCACCGTTTAGAATCGCTGTCCGATATACGAAGGTGTCAATAATATCACCTTTGGAGTAGACGAGTGAATTATATAGGTTGAAAATTTGGTCAAAGCCGGCATTTAGTACGTTTCCAAGCGCAAGCGTACCGACTACTATTGCGATAGGAATCATGGAAGGCACTGTAATATGAAGCGTCTGCTTCCAGCGGTTTGCGCCATCCACTTCAGCCGCCTCATACAAGGATGGATTAATGTTGGCAAGTGCAGCTAAAAATACAACCGTACCAAAACCGAATTCCTTCCATACATCCGAGAGAATGACAGTGAATCGGAACCAATCTCCATTACCTAGGAAGAAGATCGGCTCCATTCCGAATACGCCCGTCAAAATACGATTTACAAGCCCGCCTTCCGTTGATAGCAGATCTGTCAGTATGCCACCCAAGATCACCCATGATAAGAAGTGAGGCAAGTATACAAGCGTTTGAACGAAGCGCTTGACCAGCTGCTTTCTAATTTCATTTAAAAGAATAGCAAACATGAACGGAGCAAACAGATTCAAAACCATTTTGAAAATGGCTATTATTAATGTGTTCCAAATGACCTGCAAGCTGTCTTCCCTCTCGAACAAATACCGGAACTGATCCAGTCCAACCCACTCGGAGCCTGTCAGGCCGAGCCAAGGCTTATAGTCCTGAAATGCCATGACGAGCCCACCCATAGGCAAGTAGGCAAAGATAATGAGAAAGGCGAGGGATGGAAGCACCATTAGATGAAATTGCCATTGTTTTAACAGGTAATAAAACAGCGGTTTTCCTTTTGTTTTGACAACAGATTTTGAGATGCCGTCTTGTTCTAGCGTTTGTTGATGTGACATAGTTGTTCCTCCCGCTGGATGAAATGTGGAACGCCGTTAGCCCCTTATGAGGCGCGTATGCACCGCGTTCCTTATATCAAAATTATATCAGCGTCACTAAAATCGAAATAGCTAACAAACCCAACATTCATGGCACAAATACAACCACTTTCAACAATAAACAAGGTGAAACGGCTGTCGCCATTCTTATGGCGGTGGCGCGTTTCATTCCGGAGAAATATAGAGAAAGTATGGCGAAATGATTTGCTTTCCTATATTTCAAAAAAAAATGCGACCCCCAAAGAGGTCGCATTTCAAGCTATATCATTATTTCGCTACGTTCGAATACCACTCGTTAACTTCCTTCGTAATATCGTCGCCGCCAGAGGATTTCCAGCTTTTCACGAACTCATCAAACGCTTCAGCTGGCTTTGCGCCATAAATAATTTCGTTGAACGTTTGAGCTTCGATTTTTTTCAAATAGTCCATACGAGATTTCATTGTTTTTGTAGCAGGTCCTACAAACATATCTTTTTTGGAAATGTCTTCTTGTTCCATAATAACTGTTGCTGCAAGCGCCGTTGCCGGACCATACTGTGCAACAACCTCTTTCTCACGATAGGTTTTCGCTTCATTGCCTTCCGCTAGGTTAAGCAGTGCTTTAAATTGTGCGTCAGGAATACGTGCGCCGTCCCGTACAATGAAGTAACGCAGTGGAGCAGTTATTGCTCCGCCAGGAACATCATCCAAATACAATGGATTGCCGTTTGCATCAAGCGCATAATCATAGCCTTCAAATACGCCATTCTCAAATGGACTGCCTTCTTGCGGATCAGCTAGATTATCAAATAGATAGTTCTCGTAAGTGAAGAAGGCTTCTGGATTTTTCATATTTTTGTTGATCAGAATAACACCGTTTACGAAATGTGTACCGTGACGCATAGCAGTACCATCTTCACCTGTAGGAATCGCATAAGGCTTCCATACTGCGCCCTCTACGTTTTTCGCTGTATCAAGCAATGGCCAGCCGCTCATCCAGTAAGGTCCTGGAATAATGCCTGCTGTTCCAGCTACTGCCGGCTCAGAGGTTTTGTTCTCATCCCATAGTGCCGCTTCTTTCGGAATATAGCCTTTGTCGCGCCATTCTTTAAGTTTTATTAGACCTTGCTTCATGCCTGGGTTTGTTGAGCCGTATTCAAGCGTTCCATCTTCTGCTACGTTCCACTGTGTTGGAAGCGTGCCGTATGCGCCGAATACCCATGACGGATCACCCATCCATGTGCTCATTGACGTTTTGAAGCCAACGCTTAGCGGGACAACTTTGTCTGGAGCAAGCCCTTGTGGATTATTGTTTTTAAATGCTTCCATCACTGTTTCAAGCTCAGCAATCGTTGTTGGAGCCTTCATATTAAGCTTATCCAGCCAATCCTGACGTATCCATAGCAAGTAATCGCTATTGTAAGCATAATCCAGCAAAGGAATACCCATACGCTTGCCGTCATTGATATATGAATTCCACACGCTGGAATCCAGATTCATAGCCGTTTTCCATTTCTCGCCTGCATATTTATCGAATAACGCTCCAGCATCCTGGAACATGCCCGAATCAATAAGATCCTGCGCCAGCAGCTTGTCGTTGATCATGACAACGTCCGGCATTTGCTGTCCTGAAGACATAGCAAGACGCATTTTCGTAGCGAAGGCTCCATTGGTATCCGTTACTGACCAAAGGGACTCTACTTTAATGCCAAGCGTTTCAAGTGCCCATTTGGTTGCAACGTTGTTATCGATCGTTTCTCCTTCACGGAAAGTAAGCGCTGGATCTACTCCCCATGCCGTTGAGATGGAAACTGCTGGATCATACTTCTCCTTGTAAGGATTCTCTTCATTTCCTCCAGCAGTGTTCCCGTTCGTCGTATTCGTCGGTTCAACCTTATTGCCGCTATTAGAGCAGCCGACAATGGCTGCTACGATGAGAAGCATACAAAGTGTAAACGTGTACCGTTTTTTGGATTTTGTATTCATTGTAATCCCCCTCATGATTATGTTCTACATGTCTAATTATAGGTTCAGCAACAGTTGCAGCCTATGACACAATGCGAACATATCAGCACCTTTTGCAACTAGTTTATTGCTCACGGAACTCTTGAGGCGTCATCCCATAATATTTTTTAAACGTTTTGCTAAAATATTGCGGATTCTGATACCCTAGCTCACTCGTTATTTCATAAATTTTCATATTTGTATTTTTAAGTAAATAGAGTGCCCGCTCCATTTTCATCCCAATAATCCACTCACTTAAGCTTTCTCCCGTTTCTGCCTTAAATACCTTCGAGAGATAAACGGGATGCAAAAACACCCGATCTGCAATCGTCTTTACCGTCGTATCCTTGCTTAGATTGTTCGCGACGATCTCCTGCACCTGCTTCACAATGAAGCTCTTTGCGCTCTCTTCATTGACCGACAGCTCACTTTCAAGCTTGCGCAGCACGCCAATCGACCATTCCTCAAGCCGATCTGGAGACAGGACAACCGTCTGATCCAAAATAAAATCAATGCCTAGCTCATTAATTTGCGACACATATTGTCCTTGACGATGTGCGATATACATAAAAGCATTCGTCAGCGCCAAATAGACCTCATATAAATGCTCTCTGGAGTGCCTTGTATTTTTTAAGTCAGTAAAAACATCTTTAATTTTCTGCTCTACCGCATCCCAGCGCTTCGATTCCAGCAGCGTAATAATCGTAGGCGGTTTATACAAGCTTTCCATTGATTTGACGAAAATATTATCTTTGCTTACTCGATCCTCCAAATAATGAATGGCATGCTGCTCTTCATTTGCAATCATAAACATAGTACCAAGACCTGCACGATACGCCGTCGTAATCGCTTCAGGAAATTCAAACCAATCGGTCACGACGATCGAAATATCACCTTTAAGATAGCTGCTTACATTGGTACGAAGCATCTTCGCTGCTTCAGCCAGCTTG from Paenibacillus sp. FSL H8-0548 encodes the following:
- a CDS encoding carbohydrate ABC transporter permease; this encodes MYHKSPSYRVFNIFNTVLLIVLALLCVIPLVHVLAVSLSAKAAADANIVGLWPVDFTLEAYKKTTSNPVFLSSMWIAVKRTVIGTFLTLVLAFLAAYPLSKENSAFRGRNVYAWLFVFTMLFNGGLVPFYMVIQKIGLMDNFWVLVLPGAVNVFLTILMLNFFRGVPKELEEAALIDGAGHFRTLFSIYLPVSLPAIATLALFSMVFHWNSWFDGLLYIGDPKRYPLATFLQTVIIQRDMSSMSINPADMALISQKTVKSAQIFIGALPILIVYPFLQKFFVKGLVMGSVKE
- a CDS encoding ABC transporter permease subunit, with translation MVLPSLAFLIIFAYLPMGGLVMAFQDYKPWLGLTGSEWVGLDQFRYLFEREDSLQVIWNTLIIAIFKMVLNLFAPFMFAILLNEIRKQLVKRFVQTLVYLPHFLSWVILGGILTDLLSTEGGLVNRILTGVFGMEPIFFLGNGDWFRFTVILSDVWKEFGFGTVVFLAALANINPSLYEAAEVDGANRWKQTLHITVPSMIPIAIVVGTLALGNVLNAGFDQIFNLYNSLVYSKGDIIDTFVYRTAILNGEMGFGTAIGLFKSVISFVLVVISYRLAYKLANYRIF
- a CDS encoding response regulator, with product MIEILLIDDESYVTGSLEKTIPWSSIGVKSVYQAASAFEALELLEENAIDIVVSDIAMPEMNGLELIKEIGERWPHIKCILLTGHSDFDYAKKAVQLQAFDYILKPVNDDEFVKTVSGAIEALKDEWEQAEKYQQLLYDRKSDFKVLRANFMVDLVLGRQLSPKTIQEKLTQYEIPLAIERPTVMMLVQLGKQFSHLDYSSVSLMEFAVGNIAEESFANEFHVWHCKAPHEYLLIMAQPKYVPGEKTDYSLESRQLRKGKLAEAAKMLRTNVSSYLKGDISIVVTDWFEFPEAITTAYRAGLGTMFMIANEEQHAIHYLEDRVSKDNIFVKSMESLYKPPTIITLLESKRWDAVEQKIKDVFTDLKNTRHSREHLYEVYLALTNAFMYIAHRQGQYVSQINELGIDFILDQTVVLSPDRLEEWSIGVLRKLESELSVNEESAKSFIVKQVQEIVANNLSKDTTVKTIADRVFLHPVYLSKVFKAETGESLSEWIIGMKMERALYLLKNTNMKIYEITSELGYQNPQYFSKTFKKYYGMTPQEFREQ
- a CDS encoding extracellular solute-binding protein, translating into MNTKSKKRYTFTLCMLLIVAAIVGCSNSGNKVEPTNTTNGNTAGGNEENPYKEKYDPAVSISTAWGVDPALTFREGETIDNNVATKWALETLGIKVESLWSVTDTNGAFATKMRLAMSSGQQMPDVVMINDKLLAQDLIDSGMFQDAGALFDKYAGEKWKTAMNLDSSVWNSYINDGKRMGIPLLDYAYNSDYLLWIRQDWLDKLNMKAPTTIAELETVMEAFKNNNPQGLAPDKVVPLSVGFKTSMSTWMGDPSWVFGAYGTLPTQWNVAEDGTLEYGSTNPGMKQGLIKLKEWRDKGYIPKEAALWDENKTSEPAVAGTAGIIPGPYWMSGWPLLDTAKNVEGAVWKPYAIPTGEDGTAMRHGTHFVNGVILINKNMKNPEAFFTYENYLFDNLADPQEGSPFENGVFEGYDYALDANGNPLYLDDVPGGAITAPLRYFIVRDGARIPDAQFKALLNLAEGNEAKTYREKEVVAQYGPATALAATVIMEQEDISKKDMFVGPATKTMKSRMDYLKKIEAQTFNEIIYGAKPAEAFDEFVKSWKSSGGDDITKEVNEWYSNVAK